A window from Branchiostoma floridae strain S238N-H82 chromosome 16, Bfl_VNyyK, whole genome shotgun sequence encodes these proteins:
- the LOC118403428 gene encoding organic cation transporter protein-like yields the protein MVDFDGALEYLGAFGKYQKLIYCLTCVLAMPVSFHMLAMTFLDAKVAFHCAVPEIRHAEPGTENYSCALNYSIPWEQDQETRVWKLSDCRRYSVRNTSLATAECPFDAINETALGYFDGENTSSCNHGYWYDRSQYHSSIFTEFDLVCDSNELNQFAQSMFMVGVLLGAVGSGQLSDMMGRKKTLFIGIFLQLISGVAVAFSPNYAFFVVFRALVGVSTSTVFLPAFVIGTELVASSMRTWAATLIEIFFAVGFMLLALIAYLIRDWRTLQLAISLPNAAFLFTYPLIIESPRWLLSKGRDEEVAAIMRTAAKVNGVTLPDEVFTTKKVDIEKPADERTYTVIDLVRTPNMAKKSLLIFFNWLVITLVYYGLSLNTSNLGGDDYLNFFIGGAVEIPAYVSSIYVVDTFGRPKTHAGYMMIGAVGCIVCPFLTAPYLPEHLNPLSVTMAMIGKFGVTAGFNIIYLWTAELYPTMVRNMGVGASSMFARVGGIISPYVELSKSVWGPLPYIIFGALSFLAALAALLLPETLGAELPVTLEDGENFGNSNSTSAKENTQDKTDGSRINPAFSHDAPETGRMTKGALSDLRGPFETIHVTSL from the exons ATGGTCGACTTTGACGGCGCTCTCGAGTATCTCGGGGCTTTTGGAAAGTACCAGAAACTCATCTACTGCCTAACGTGTGTACTTGCGATGCCGGTATCTTTCCACATGCTCGCTATGACGTTTTTGGACGCCAAGGTGGCGTTCCACTGTGCCGTCCCGGAGATACGTCACGCCGAGCCTGGGACGGAGAACTACAGCTGTGCGCTCAACTACTCCATACCCTGGGAACAAGACCAGGAAACCAGAGTATGGAAACTATCTGACTGTAGGAG ATATAGCGTTAGAAACACCAGCCTGGCGACAGCTGAATGCCCCTTCGATGCCATCAACGAAACGGCCCTCGGCTACTTCGATGGCGAGAACACGTCatcctgtaaccatggttactggtacgACAGGAGCCAGTATCACAGCAGCATCTTTACTGAG TTCGACCTGGTGTGTGACAGCAATGAGTTGAACCAGTTCGCCCAGTCCATGTTCATGGTAGGGGTGCTGCTTGGAGCTGTCGGCTCCGGACAACTATCAGATAT GATGGGAAGGAAGAAAACCTTGTTCATCGGCATCTTCCTTCAGCTCATCTCCGGAGTAGCCGTGGCCTTCTCTCCCAACTATGCGTTCTTCGTCGTCTTCCGAGCACTGGTCGGCGTCTCCACTTCTACTGTGTTCCTGCCAGCTTTTGTCATAG GTACAGAACTCGTGGCCTCCAGCATGAGAACATGGGCGGCGACTCTGATCGAGATTTTCTTCGCCGTCGGTTTCATGCTGCTGGCACTCATAGCGTACCTCATCAGGGACTGGAGGACTTTACAACTTGCTATCAGTTTACCGAATGCAGCCTTTCTCTTCACTTATCC TTTGATCATTGAGTctccaagatggctgctgtCCAAAGGTCGTGACGAGGAAGTGGCCGCCATTATGCGGACAGCCGCCAAGGTCAATGGGGTCACACTGCCAGATGAGGTTTTCACAACCAAGAAAGTCGATATTGAAAAG CCAGCAGATGAGAGAACATACACTGTGATCGACCTTGTGCGGACACCAAATATGGCGAAAAAGTCTCTACTAATTTTCTTCAACTG GCTGGTGATCACATTAGTGTACTACGGTCTGTCTCTAAACACCTCCAACCTGGGAGGGGACGACTACCTCAACTTCTTCATCGGCGGTGCTGTGGAAATACCGGCTTATGTTTCGTCTATATATGTCGTCGACACTTTTGGAAG ACCAAAGACACATGCCGGTTACATGATGATCGGAGCTGTGGGCTGTATAGTATGTCCATTCCTCACGGCACCGTACCTGCCGGAAC ATCTGAACCCGCTGTCCGTCACCATGGCCATGATTGGTAAGTTCGGCGTCACCGCTGGCTTCAACATCATCTACCTGTGGACGGCGGAGCTGTATCCGACTATGGTCAG GAATATGGGAGTTGGAGCCTCGTCCATGTTCGCACGTGTAGGCGGGATCATCTCACCGTACGTGGAGCTGTCCAAGAGTGTGTGGGGTCCTCTCCCGTATATCATCTTCGGGGCGCTGTCCTTCCTGGCCGCCCTGGCAGCGCTGCTTCTCCCGGAGACGCTCGGTGCAGAGCTTCCCGTCACCCTGGAGGATGGGGAAAACTTCGGAAA CAGTAATTCAACGTCTGCCAAGGAAAATACCCAGGACAAAACAGACGGAAGTAGGATAAACCCAGCATTCTCCCATGATGCACCAGAAACCGGAAGAATGACGAAAGGGGCTCTTTCTGATCTTCGTGGTCCATTTGAGACGATACATGTTACCTCATTGTGA